A single genomic interval of Aureliella helgolandensis harbors:
- a CDS encoding response regulator, translated as MTHILVAEDSFALANLLDFVLKSAGFEVDLRRTGGAALKAGMERSYDLILLDQQMPLLTGVGVIEALRTDGPNQSTPIFLCTAKTHELDLEDIQGRLAVTDIFHKPFSPKNLVERLKTAIPVAANG; from the coding sequence GTGACACACATATTGGTAGCCGAAGATAGTTTTGCACTCGCAAACCTGCTTGACTTCGTATTGAAAAGTGCAGGATTTGAAGTCGATTTGCGTCGAACGGGAGGAGCCGCCTTAAAGGCTGGCATGGAGCGCAGTTACGATCTGATTCTGCTCGATCAACAAATGCCACTCTTGACTGGGGTAGGCGTGATCGAAGCGTTAAGGACGGACGGACCCAATCAGAGCACTCCCATTTTCCTGTGTACCGCTAAAACGCATGAACTGGACTTGGAAGACATCCAAGGACGATTGGCCGTCACCGATATCTTTCACAAGCCTTTCTCACCGAAAAATCTCGTCGAAAGACTGAAAACCGCGATTCCTGTTGCAGCAAACGGCTAG
- a CDS encoding prepilin-type N-terminal cleavage/methylation domain-containing protein, which translates to MMRSNPNCFRRAFTLIELVIVIIIIAILAAVAVPKFIDRADDAKLSATKQSLSTLRSAIELYRADTGAYPATLNTDIITYLKGPFPTARIGSSESAGVVLGSDPMVVGDVTGAGGWLYNATSGEIRINNAAHFDF; encoded by the coding sequence ATGATGAGAAGCAATCCAAATTGTTTTAGGCGAGCCTTCACGCTCATTGAACTGGTCATTGTCATCATTATTATCGCGATTTTGGCGGCGGTGGCGGTGCCGAAGTTTATCGATCGCGCAGACGATGCAAAGCTGTCTGCTACGAAACAATCACTGTCGACTCTGCGTAGTGCGATCGAGTTGTATCGAGCCGACACGGGTGCTTACCCGGCTACGCTGAACACCGATATCATCACCTATTTGAAGGGGCCGTTCCCCACAGCTCGCATTGGAAGCAGCGAGAGTGCGGGCGTCGTACTGGGAAGCGATCCGATGGTCGTAGGCGATGTGACCGGTGCCGGTGGATGGCTTTACAATGCAACCTCAGGCGAAATTCGAATCAACAACGCAGCCCATTTTGACTTCTAG